A genome region from Pirellulales bacterium includes the following:
- a CDS encoding oxidoreductase, producing the protein MLNHASLIVLLGLVALSSPALLFCALGLASLAGHPLSEKVTGRACLAANVLGLVASLGALALMLLHGTRQEVIALGDWVVLPHYHFTVKLIFDRLSVPMVILSFALCGVIAAFATRYLHREPGYNRFFVFYALFVLGMVLTSLAGTIETLFTGWELVGLSSALLVAYFQNRPAPVRNGLRVWIVYRISDAALLLAAIVLHHLNGAGDFDRLLGPESWPEGHSAIGEEQALVVGLLLLVAAAGKSALVPFSGWLPRAMEGPTPSSAVFYGALSVHLGSFLLLRVSPILDASAELACVVVALGAITALYAYLVGGVQTDIKSALAFASLVQVGLIVAEIGLGLRYIALVHLLGNACLRALQFLRAPTILQDYHLLENAIGSRLPRSNGRLVPISARFRAWLYRFALERGYLDALLGRWVVAPFVGLFSWCDSLERRWINLLAGRESRQAHARPTVEWIEELS; encoded by the coding sequence ATGCTCAATCACGCGTCATTGATTGTCTTGTTGGGACTGGTCGCGCTCTCCTCGCCGGCGCTGCTGTTTTGCGCCCTGGGGTTGGCGTCGCTCGCTGGCCATCCGCTCAGCGAGAAGGTGACCGGCCGGGCGTGTCTTGCGGCCAATGTGCTGGGGCTGGTTGCCTCGCTGGGCGCCCTCGCCCTGATGCTGCTGCACGGAACGCGACAGGAGGTGATTGCGCTGGGAGATTGGGTCGTCCTCCCGCATTACCACTTTACGGTGAAGTTGATCTTCGACCGGCTGTCGGTTCCGATGGTGATTCTGTCGTTCGCGCTGTGTGGCGTCATTGCGGCCTTCGCCACCCGCTACCTCCATCGCGAACCGGGGTACAACCGCTTTTTCGTGTTCTATGCCTTGTTTGTGCTGGGCATGGTGTTGACCTCGCTGGCTGGGACGATTGAAACCCTGTTCACCGGGTGGGAACTGGTCGGACTATCGTCGGCTCTGCTGGTGGCCTATTTTCAGAATCGACCAGCGCCGGTGCGCAACGGGTTGCGCGTGTGGATCGTCTACCGCATTTCCGACGCGGCGCTGCTGCTGGCCGCCATCGTCCTGCATCACCTCAATGGCGCGGGCGATTTCGACCGACTGCTTGGCCCAGAATCATGGCCAGAAGGACACTCCGCCATCGGCGAAGAGCAGGCCCTGGTCGTGGGGTTGCTGTTGCTGGTCGCGGCCGCGGGCAAATCGGCGCTTGTGCCTTTCTCTGGTTGGCTGCCGCGCGCGATGGAGGGGCCGACTCCGTCGAGCGCCGTTTTCTATGGCGCGCTGTCGGTCCACCTGGGGTCCTTCCTGCTGCTGCGTGTCAGCCCCATCTTGGACGCCTCGGCCGAGCTTGCCTGCGTGGTTGTCGCGCTGGGGGCGATTACTGCCTTGTATGCCTACCTGGTCGGTGGCGTGCAGACCGACATCAAGTCAGCGCTGGCCTTTGCGTCACTGGTGCAGGTTGGCCTTATTGTGGCGGAGATCGGGTTGGGACTGCGCTACATCGCGCTAGTTCATCTCCTTGGCAACGCCTGCTTGCGAGCGCTGCAATTCCTCCGCGCGCCAACCATCTTGCAAGACTACCACCTGCTCGAGAACGCCATTGGCTCACGACTGCCTCGCTCCAATGGGCGACTGGTTCCAATATCCGCGCGCTTTCGCGCCTGGCTGTATCGTTTTGCCCTGGAGCGCGGCTACCTCGATGCGTTGCTCGGCAGATGGGTTGTCGCCCCGTTCGTTGGTTTATTTTCTTGGTGCGACTCGTTGGAACGCCGCTGGATCAACCTGTTGGCCGGCCGCGAATCGCGGCAAGCCCACGCCAGGCCGACTGTGGAGTGGATTGAGGAACTGTCATGA
- a CDS encoding oxidoreductase: MSMWEAPWLEVAIILPAIGALWVSRFRNPLRAFQWGLAFTTATLAATLLAWIGFLVEPSAADGGLSVQPRLFGRQLFGLDELSAPLVALIALLHFLTALATGRTKMRRFSLAWSLVSESVQLALLSCAVPWLLIGLLVACVIPPYAELRNRGRSARVYALHMGLYVGLLVLGWACFDLEAEHKSQQVWAAIPLLAAILIRCGTVPMHCWMTDWLEHASFGNALLFVTPLSGVYAAVRLVLPIAPDWVLQSIGLFSLVTAVYAAGMAVVQQDTRRFFAYLFLSHASLILVGLELHTSISLTGALSLWIAVSLSLAGFGLTLRALEARFGRLSLAKYHGLYDHSPALAVCFLLTGLASAGFPGTLGFVATELLVEGAIEASPVIGIGVILTAAINGIAVVRAYFALFTGARHASTVSLGMGARERIAVLTLAALILGGGLVPQPWVASRYRAATTLLQERARRIAPPSMTTRQPSSPHERLTPGR; this comes from the coding sequence ATGAGCATGTGGGAGGCGCCCTGGCTCGAAGTTGCGATCATCCTGCCGGCGATCGGCGCCTTGTGGGTCAGTCGCTTCCGTAACCCCCTCCGCGCCTTCCAATGGGGCTTGGCTTTTACAACCGCCACGCTCGCCGCCACCCTGCTGGCGTGGATTGGATTTCTTGTCGAGCCCTCCGCCGCGGACGGTGGTCTGAGCGTGCAACCGCGTCTCTTCGGCCGTCAACTGTTCGGCCTGGATGAGCTCAGCGCCCCGCTGGTGGCGCTGATTGCCCTGCTTCATTTCCTTACCGCGCTGGCCACTGGCCGGACGAAGATGCGGCGTTTCTCCCTAGCCTGGTCGCTAGTCTCCGAGTCAGTGCAATTGGCGCTGCTAAGTTGCGCGGTACCTTGGTTGCTCATTGGTCTGTTGGTCGCATGCGTGATCCCGCCCTACGCGGAGTTGCGCAATCGTGGCAGGTCGGCCCGCGTCTATGCGCTGCACATGGGGCTATATGTAGGCCTGCTCGTCCTGGGATGGGCCTGCTTCGATCTTGAAGCGGAGCACAAGTCGCAGCAGGTCTGGGCCGCGATTCCGCTATTGGCGGCCATTCTCATCCGTTGCGGCACCGTGCCAATGCATTGCTGGATGACGGATTGGTTAGAACACGCTTCATTTGGCAATGCCTTGCTGTTTGTGACGCCGCTCAGCGGGGTCTACGCAGCCGTGCGTCTGGTGCTGCCGATCGCTCCCGATTGGGTACTGCAAAGCATTGGCTTGTTTTCGCTGGTCACTGCCGTGTATGCCGCCGGAATGGCCGTAGTACAGCAGGATACCCGCCGCTTCTTCGCGTACCTGTTCCTCAGCCATGCATCGCTGATCCTCGTCGGATTGGAGTTGCACACGTCGATCAGTTTGACTGGCGCGCTTTCTCTGTGGATCGCCGTTTCACTGTCACTCGCTGGGTTCGGCCTGACGCTGCGCGCGTTGGAGGCCCGCTTTGGGCGCCTGTCGTTGGCGAAATACCATGGTCTGTACGATCACTCGCCGGCCCTGGCGGTCTGCTTTCTGCTCACGGGACTAGCGAGCGCCGGGTTCCCTGGCACCCTGGGCTTCGTGGCGACCGAGTTGCTGGTGGAGGGCGCGATCGAAGCCAGTCCTGTTATCGGAATCGGCGTAATCCTGACGGCGGCGATTAATGGCATTGCTGTTGTGCGCGCCTACTTCGCCCTCTTCACAGGCGCTCGGCATGCGTCTACGGTGTCGCTGGGGATGGGCGCGCGCGAGCGCATCGCTGTGTTGACCCTGGCCGCGCTGATCTTAGGGGGCGGGCTCGTTCCGCAGCCCTGGGTGGCCTCGCGCTACCGAGCGGCGACGACGCTCCTTCAGGAACGCGCGC